GCAAATTCCTTGGTCGTTCAGGTAATCTGTTGGGTTAAACTTAATAATTAACCAATCCATATTTATCGGGTAGTTGTATTGGTTGCAATCAATGATGAGATTAGGGTTTTTTCCCGAAAAAATATTGGCTACGGCAAATGTACCGCTAAAGGAGTTTTCTGTTACAGTGCCGGCAGCATAGTCAATATCTCTGCGCAGTTCAAGGGCAACGTTTAGATTTGGAGAAGCATCGGAGCAGGTAAACGAATTATTGCCGATATAATAACCGCTGGCACGTTCTGTAAAAATGCCATAACCTCCATCTATGTTATTGCCAAAGTGGGTTACATCAAAATGGTTGTTCTCTATTTGGGCAAAAATACCGCCATTTAAAGTAAGTGCTTTATTGGTGGCTAAAAAATCATTGTTCTGTACACTGATTACAGAGGTTAACGAGGGTCCGGCATAATAGTCTATTCCTTTATACAGATTTTCAAATCGATTGCCGGAACCGGTTTCGCCTACCCGCATACCTGTTCCGGTATTAAAAATTCCGATGCCCCGCTGTTTTGTTTCAACTATACTTTGCAAATTGATAAAGACATTATTTTTTATGGGCGAGTACAGCTTACCGCTTCTGCTTGCTATACCTACCGGTTGTCCGTATATGCCGGTACCTGCTATATAGTCGTCTGTGATTTCAAAGCGGCAATTTTGTATGTGGCTAATGCGCAAAAGGGCATTGTTTGGGTTTGCAATCAGCACTCCGACCTGATTGTTTTTAAATAAGGTATTGCCTTCTGCCCAAATAATACCACCAGTGTTGGCAATAATCCCGTCCTGATTGTTCAGCATAGCGGTTGCCACACCTATTCTGGCGTTTTCTATTTTGGCATTGTTATATAGGTATGCTATTCCATGTGCGGGTGCAAAATCGGTCAGTGGGTTGAACGGTTCGGCGGGGTGTGGTTCGTCGGGATTGCCAAGTATTTGAATGCCTTGCCATCGCTCATTATCACAACCGTTGCTTACCGTGCCACCGTCAACTATCAGTTTTGCGCCGGGCATTACCGATATCCGGGCATCTTTAGGCATTAATAAAAGGTTCTTGAGGGTAAGACTTGCACCCGGCATAACCATAATATCACTATACACTCTCATATAGCAGTTCCATGTTTCATTACTTGTAACCTCTATCGGGTAATCAATTGAATATGGACAATTTCGCACATAGCTGCTAACAGTTCTTTCGGTTAATGACTTGTGGCAGTGACCTAACTCATTTATAGTTATGGTATTGTGGGCTGTAGCTGGGTTGCCCCATTGCGTAACCATAAATCTGTCGCAGGTGCCATTTGTAGGAGAACCCAAATTTTCTTCTAAATCTGGCAAGTTTAAACAATGTCCTAATTCGTGCGACAAAGTCCATTCATTAATCATCCATTCAATTGGATAATTATTAGGTTTAAATTCTAACTCAATTTTAGTAAAAGTCCTAAACATAAATACAAAAGGCAGTTGTCCACCACCGCTACTACTGCCAAAACCTGGTGTGTTTGCTATTGCGCCTGCATTGCTGCTGTATAGTGCTTCTACAAAAAATATATTGATTTCTTTAGTCTTATTGACACCATAGTTTTGAAATAATGAGTAGAATAGCACAGAGGAGTTTGTCGCAGGTGGCGGAGCAAATAAATTATATGCTGCGTCTTCGTCCAAATAAGTAATTCCCGAAAGTTTGAACCGAATATAACTTTCACCATCATTGTACACATTACAACCGGTAGAAGCATCTTTAGGTTTAAAATCTGAATAATAACTGTTTATCCCTGCTTCCAGCCCGTTCAGGTATTCCTGATGTAATTCATCATCTTCCTGAAAATTCCCTGACCCGTCAGAACGTCTGACAATTATAAACCTCATAGCTATTTCTTTAGTTACATGGTTTTCAAGCCAATACTCTAAATTTGATGAAACACAGGTACTCAAAGGTTCAGGCAAATCATTTATTACTCCCCCACACTCCTTATGCATTTGCGATTGTACCGGCATTTGAAACAGCATGGTTAAAATAAACATAAATAATCTGATTGCCCGTTTGCGGGGGGGCAGGAATCTAAGTAAAACTCTTTCTTTTTCATAGTTTCGTTGATTTATAGTTTGTAAAAAATAGGTAATTGTTATATGGTGGCTTAGAATTTAATAAATACTTTTCTGTTCATTGTCCCCTATTTATAGTCGCTTTTCATATATACATGTACAAAGCTAACTTTTTATGAATACCCTTGTATCTTTTATGGTAATTTTTTTAAAAATAAGTTTGCATAGTTCTTCTTTTTGAAACGGGAAAAAAAAAGCTTTCTGAAAATGCGCAGAGAACTTACTCCTCAAATTTCATTCAGTAAACAACCGTCTAACAGATGGGCTTTGGTTTGTTCGACCGGATAAAACTCTTTCAAATCCGGTTGCATTGAAAACTATGACACTTTTCTTTTTTTGCAAAGACAAAAAAGGGGTGAGGGTTTATTTTTGCAGTTCAGTCAACTTCACTTCCCGGGCTATTCATGCACGCGGCAGCAGCGATACTTGTACCGCTGAAATTCTCTAATCCGGTAAAAGTATCTCAAACAAGACAAAAAATGTCTGTTTGTCAAAAGCCCCGAAAGATTTGGTGTATCAAATTACTATTGACCCAAAACAGTAAATTTTCCGGAAGCGCTGCCACTGCTTGTATTGATTACGGCAAAGTAATATCCGTTCAGCACTCTTTGACCTTCATTATTTTGTAAGTTCCAATCAACTAAATATTCGCCTTTACCATTAAGGAAAATAGTATAGGTCGCAACGACTTGTCCCAGCACATTGTAGATAGTAAGGGTGGCTTTTTCTATGAGTAGTTGTTTGCAGATGATTTTTATCTGTACTTTGTCGGTAGCCGGGTTGGGGTAAATGCCGTTTATGTTTACAGTATTGCTTGTCTGGTTCTCAGTCAGCCATTCCTGAGCGATATCTGTGGTACCCCCTGTATTATCTGAAAAACTGGTGAAAGGTGAAATTACACCATAGCAGGTACTCAATTCCACAATTTGGTCGTGGATTAGTTCAGCGATGGCTCCTGTTGAGCTGTAATACTGTTGCATCAGGTAGGCAATTTTTTGTTTTGCCCATAATTTGGGCAAAAACTGCATTTGCAGAGTATTGTTTTCGGATAGGGTTAGCGGGTAATCGTAGCTTACAGGTGTTCCAAAAGCATTTCCGCTCAGATTTACATTGACCGTTCCCGGAGTATTGTAACGCCCGACTACCAGCATTTGTATGCCTTTAAACAGGTTGGGCAGTGGTATTGGATATGTTTCACTTACCAAATCGGGGCTAATGGTCATGTTGGTATTAAGCAGCACCGGATTTTGTATGGTGAGGTAAAAATTGGTAATCACCTCTTCCAGTTCATCATTCTTGAGAAATGTAGCTATCCCGTTGTTTTGATTGGCAAGCAGGGTAAGCAATTGTTCATTCACGTAACCTCCGATACCGAATGAAAAAATACTTATATCGGTTTCGGTGATGCTTATCAGGTCGTTTACGGCATTTAAAATCCCCGGTGTATTGGTAATGCCTGCGGTTGCTTCGCCATCGGTAAGAAATATAATCACATTGTAGGTATCGGCAGTTGCAGCGCCAAATTGCGGTATGGCAGTTTCAAAAGCACCGGAAATATTGGTTGAACCATCTGCATATAAGTTGGCAATATAGTTTAGGGCACTTGCCATGGTGCCGGGATTAAAATATTGGTGTGTGGTAAAAAGGCTGGTAATTTGATTGTCAAAATCTATCACATTAAACCGGTCGCCTTCATTCAGGTTTTGGACAATAAACGAAGCCGCATTTTTTGCCTGTTCCATTTTTGTACCGTTCATACTCCCCGACCGGTCAATAATGAGTGTAAATACTTTGTTGATAATGGGTGAAACGGCAGACCCATCGGGTTC
This is a stretch of genomic DNA from Sphingobacteriales bacterium. It encodes these proteins:
- a CDS encoding T9SS type A sorting domain-containing protein; this translates as MFILTMLFQMPVQSQMHKECGGVINDLPEPLSTCVSSNLEYWLENHVTKEIAMRFIIVRRSDGSGNFQEDDELHQEYLNGLEAGINSYYSDFKPKDASTGCNVYNDGESYIRFKLSGITYLDEDAAYNLFAPPPATNSSVLFYSLFQNYGVNKTKEINIFFVEALYSSNAGAIANTPGFGSSSGGGQLPFVFMFRTFTKIELEFKPNNYPIEWMINEWTLSHELGHCLNLPDLEENLGSPTNGTCDRFMVTQWGNPATAHNTITINELGHCHKSLTERTVSSYVRNCPYSIDYPIEVTSNETWNCYMRVYSDIMVMPGASLTLKNLLLMPKDARISVMPGAKLIVDGGTVSNGCDNERWQGIQILGNPDEPHPAEPFNPLTDFAPAHGIAYLYNNAKIENARIGVATAMLNNQDGIIANTGGIIWAEGNTLFKNNQVGVLIANPNNALLRISHIQNCRFEITDDYIAGTGIYGQPVGIASRSGKLYSPIKNNVFINLQSIVETKQRGIGIFNTGTGMRVGETGSGNRFENLYKGIDYYAGPSLTSVISVQNNDFLATNKALTLNGGIFAQIENNHFDVTHFGNNIDGGYGIFTERASGYYIGNNSFTCSDASPNLNVALELRRDIDYAAGTVTENSFSGTFAVANIFSGKNPNLIIDCNQYNYPINMDWLIIKFNPTDYLNDQGICEEFEPKLARRNSFKPNPNGIDYLNIYNATNADFTYRAQSAVFAPTVNVEIPGGVDVFECFENEQQSHCAFDDPCNPDCWQELLSQTNDPEEQKHLYTGLIQERLYLQQTAQAKTDLEELQRAETDKILVATYTDEADSINAMLKLADIPLDNIENIEFVNLYLQILNGIQPPAGPGKTMSEQETLLRSLANNERSTQNTLAQSLIAAHYAETFDKTPLAPPKAKNSPKAEETSMYVYPNPANTQVQIYITLPEIFSSAKLYVLDLQGRIIDQLPVVQPNITLQIADYPNGFYLLHLKTTSGALYTQKLAVIR
- a CDS encoding VWA domain-containing protein; protein product: MKKLSLIIAMLINNMALWANGVCVVDADSAKYLHLISSNVQVEVYNQIAITVATQEFRNEFLNDENFVFAFPVPENASATGLRWFSNGEWNEANFSAEPQDTILPGSGGGSTNTNLNNYLGIQPLYFHINNAIEPDSTIIIELTYVELLPYKFGIVKYFYPNDYLLIQNTPLVEQSFNLTLSSGRVIENLITTSHEAEANVAFTDYTGTVTVMLYEQPADRDYEQQYTLSATDLGVVGFSNYFPETLGCDAYGLGYCAFIAEPDGSAVSPIINKVFTLIIDRSGSMNGTKMEQAKNAASFIVQNLNEGDRFNVIDFDNQITSLFTTHQYFNPGTMASALNYIANLYADGSTNISGAFETAIPQFGAATADTYNVIIFLTDGEATAGITNTPGILNAVNDLISITETDISIFSFGIGGYVNEQLLTLLANQNNGIATFLKNDELEEVITNFYLTIQNPVLLNTNMTISPDLVSETYPIPLPNLFKGIQMLVVGRYNTPGTVNVNLSGNAFGTPVSYDYPLTLSENNTLQMQFLPKLWAKQKIAYLMQQYYSSTGAIAELIHDQIVELSTCYGVISPFTSFSDNTGGTTDIAQEWLTENQTSNTVNINGIYPNPATDKVQIKIICKQLLIEKATLTIYNVLGQVVATYTIFLNGKGEYLVDWNLQNNEGQRVLNGYYFAVINTSSGSASGKFTVLGQ